The following coding sequences lie in one Listeria ivanovii subsp. londoniensis genomic window:
- a CDS encoding MFS transporter produces MFSSKSHDTNNLVNKKTLLFGLISVFLCGMGFSIIMPVVPFLVAPYVNNASDQALMVTLLTSVYAFCVFFAAPGLGALSDRFGRRPVLLICLFGSAIGYFTFGLGGALWVLFAGRIIEGITGGSVSTLFAFFADITPQEQRTKYFGWVSAVAGTGAAIGPALGGLLAHFGYATPLFFGAVITLINFAFGYFYMPESLAKQNRLQSIPLVRLNPFSQLFHILSIQNLGRLLVSAFLIWIPNGSLQAIISQFTIDSFSWKPALIGLMFSIMGIQDILSQAFIMPKLLLKLRDKQIAILGMFAEIVGYSLIAASAIFSHASLLIIGMFIFGFGDSIFGPAFNGMVSKSADASEQGRIQGGSQAIQSLARIIGPLIGGQIYITFGHAAPAFMGVILITVAIFILYKKASVVK; encoded by the coding sequence ATGTTTTCATCTAAATCACACGATACAAACAACTTAGTCAACAAAAAGACTTTATTATTTGGACTTATATCCGTCTTTCTTTGCGGGATGGGCTTTAGTATTATCATGCCAGTTGTCCCATTTTTAGTTGCTCCTTATGTAAATAATGCAAGTGATCAGGCACTGATGGTCACGCTTTTGACCTCAGTTTATGCTTTTTGTGTTTTTTTCGCCGCACCTGGTCTCGGCGCTTTAAGCGATCGTTTTGGTCGCCGTCCCGTTTTACTTATTTGCCTATTTGGTTCAGCGATTGGCTACTTCACTTTCGGCCTTGGTGGTGCGCTTTGGGTACTATTTGCTGGTCGTATTATTGAAGGTATTACTGGTGGAAGTGTTAGTACCCTGTTTGCTTTCTTTGCTGATATTACCCCACAAGAACAGCGCACAAAATACTTTGGTTGGGTTAGCGCTGTGGCTGGGACGGGTGCCGCTATTGGTCCTGCACTTGGCGGTCTGCTCGCACACTTCGGCTATGCTACTCCCCTTTTTTTCGGAGCAGTCATCACCTTAATCAATTTTGCATTCGGCTATTTCTACATGCCAGAAAGTCTTGCAAAACAAAATCGTTTGCAAAGCATCCCTTTGGTAAGACTTAATCCATTTTCACAACTATTCCATATTCTTTCCATTCAAAATTTAGGTCGCTTACTCGTATCCGCTTTCTTAATTTGGATTCCAAATGGCTCACTTCAGGCCATTATTTCTCAATTTACGATAGATAGTTTTAGTTGGAAACCAGCACTAATTGGTCTGATGTTCTCGATTATGGGAATTCAAGATATTCTCTCGCAAGCCTTTATTATGCCTAAACTACTACTTAAATTACGTGATAAACAGATTGCCATTTTGGGGATGTTCGCAGAGATTGTTGGTTATAGTCTAATTGCGGCTTCTGCGATATTTAGTCACGCTTCCTTGTTGATAATTGGCATGTTTATTTTCGGCTTTGGCGATTCTATTTTTGGGCCTGCATTCAACGGTATGGTTTCCAAATCAGCCGATGCCAGTGAACAAGGTCGTATCCAAGGTGGTAGCCAAGCCATTCAATCACTTGCCCGAATTATCGGTCCACTAATTGGTGGTCAAATTTATATAACATTTGGTCATGCTGCCCCTGCTTTTATGGGAGTCATCTTGATAACCGTAGCTATTTTTATCCTTTATAAAAAAGCTTCTGTAGTGAAATAA
- a CDS encoding MarR family transcriptional regulator, which yields MDKDEEVMVEIRELFNKLAWINKVKMEKSLKGYKPSEVHCIEYIAKNEDPNVTKLAEAFYMTKSAISKLTKKLMEKGFIESYQKPDNKKEIYFRLTSKGSAINQVHDELHQSFRNRDKVVFEHVTDEQYAAVLQFVDKYSKHLDNEIKKMGLNIKAE from the coding sequence AGGACGAAGAAGTCATGGTAGAAATACGAGAATTATTTAATAAACTTGCTTGGATTAATAAAGTGAAAATGGAAAAATCTCTTAAAGGATATAAACCATCCGAGGTGCACTGCATTGAATATATCGCTAAAAATGAAGATCCTAATGTAACCAAGCTCGCCGAAGCCTTCTACATGACCAAAAGTGCTATTAGTAAATTAACCAAAAAATTAATGGAAAAAGGATTTATTGAAAGTTATCAAAAACCAGACAATAAAAAAGAAATCTATTTTCGTTTAACATCTAAGGGATCTGCCATCAATCAAGTCCATGATGAATTACATCAATCCTTTCGTAATCGAGACAAAGTTGTTTTTGAACACGTTACCGATGAACAATATGCTGCGGTTCTGCAGTTTGTAGACAAATATAGTAAACACTTAGACAACGAGATTAAAAAAATGGGTTTAAATATCAAAGCAGAATAA